GCGCCGGGTCCAGATCATGGTGCCCCACGCTCGACGCGGACCGGATGGTCGGGGCATGATGCAGCCAGATAGAGCCGGGACCAGGGTCGAGGGCGGTCTGGCGCGCAGGCGCCGACCCCGTGCTACGACGACCCCGCCGCCACTCGGCCGACAGGGAGGAGAGACAGCCCATGACCAACGCGACGATACCGCCGGCCGCGACCAGCCTTCATCCGCTCGCGCCCCCCCCGATCGTGGCCGACAGCGTCACCCGGCTGGGGCCGGAGGCCGAAGGGGCCGTGCTGGTGGCGGCAAGCCATGGCGGCGCCTATGCGGCCTATCTGGCGGCGATGTCACGGGTGCGCGGGGTGATCCTGAACGATGCCGGCATCGGGCTGGACCGCGCCGGCCTCGCCGGACTGGACCTCGCCCAGAAGATCGGGCTGGCCGCCGCCACCATCTCTCATGACAGCGCCCGGATCGGCAATGGCCAGGACATGCTGGCGCGCGGGGTGATCTCGCAGGTCAATGTGGCCGCGATCGCCATGGGCGTGGAACCCGGCCAGTCCTGTGCCGAAGCCGCGGCCCGGCTGGCGGCGGCCCCCCTGCCCTTCGCCCGGCCGGCGCCTTATGCCGAAGCGCGCCGGGTGCTGCAACCCCGCGGCCCCCGCGGCCCCCGCATCGTGCTGATCGACAGCGCCGCCCTGGTGAAGCAGGACGAGGATGCGGGCCAGGTGGTCGTGACCGGCAGCCATGGCGGCCTGATCGGCGGCGACAGCTGGAACGCGATCAAGACCGACGCCTTCGCCGCCGGCTATAACGATGCCGGCATCGGCATTGATGATGCCGGCACCACCCGGCTGGCAGCCCTGGACGCCCGCGCCATCGCCGGTTTCGTGGTCGATGCCGCCACCGCCCGGATCGGCGAGGCGGCATCGACCTATGAAGACGGCCTGATCAGCCGGGTCAACCGCCGTGCCCACGCGCTGGGCCTGCGCGCCGGCCAGTCGGCGCGCGAGGCGGTGGAACTGCTGCTGGATGCGATCGAGGGCCGGATCGAGGCCTGATCCGGTCACATCCGATCCGGCCCGCCCCAGTCACACCGCCGCGGCGCGTTCGAAGGCGCTGATATAGGGCTCGCGCAGTTCCCGCTTCAGCACCTTGCCGATCGGGCTGCGCGGCAGTTCGTCGCGCAACTCCACCGCCGACAGCCGCTGCGCCTTGCCCAGACGCTCATTCGCATAGCGGCAGATCTCGTCGGCCGTGGTGGCGGCTCCCGGCTTCAGCACCACCAGACCCAGCGGCGTCTCGCCCCAATCGCGGCTGGGGATGCCGATCACCGCCGCGTCGGTGACATCCGGATGGGTGAACAGCACCGCTTCAAGGTCGACCGCATAGACATTGAACCCGCCCGAGATGATCATGTCCTTGCGCCGGTCCAGCAGCCGCACGAAGCCGTCCTCGTCGACCTGGCCCATATCGCCCGAGCGCAGGAACAGCCGGCCCTCGGCGTCGTGCCACATCATCTCGGCGGTCTTGTCGTCGAGATTGTGATAGCCGCTCATCATCGCCGGTCCCCGGCCGACCAGCTCGCCGATCTGGCCCTGGGGCAGTTCGCGGCCCTCGTCGTCGATCACCCGGATCTCGGCACCCTCCGACGGCCGGCCGACGGTGTCGAGCTTGTCGGGGAAGGCCATCACATCCAGCAGACAGGACAGGCCGCCTTCGGTGAGGCCATAGATCTCGACCATGCCGCCGGGCCAGCGGCGCGCGATCTCGCGCTTGGTCCCGGCGCGCAGCGGCGCGCTGGTCGACAGCTTCATCTGGAACGACGACAGGTCGTGGCGGTCGAAATCGGGATGGTCAAGGATGCGGGTATACTGCACCGGCACCAGCATGGCATGGGTGGCACGCTTCGCCGCCGCCAGGTCCAGGAACCGTCCCGCATCGAACTTCGCCATCAGCACCGCATGGCCGCCGAACAGCACCGTCGGCAGCAGCGCCGCCAGCGTGGTGTTGGAATAGATCGGCGTCGACACCATCGACACGGTGTCGGGCCCGAAGCCCATGGATTGCAGGCGCCGGGTCTGGGCGCCGCGCATCTGGTGGCTGTGGACGATGCCCTTGGGCACGCCGGTGGTGCCGGAACTGTAGATGATGTTGAACAGATCTTCCGAGCCGATCTCGACCGGCGCCGGTGTCGCGGGCGCGGCCGCCAGCCAGTCGGCAAAACCGGTCCAGCGGTCGTCACCCGCCGTCCCGGCGCCGAAATCGAAGCCGATCAGCCGCACATCGCCCAGCCGGTCCAGCGCCGGCCCGATCAGCGGCAGCGAATAGGCATCCACCGCCAGCAGCCCGGCGCCGCTGTCGGTGACCATCGCCGCCAGTTGTTCAGGGCTGGCCAGGGTCGACAGCGGCACGGCACAGGCGCCGGCGCGCAGGCTGGCCATATACAGCGCCAGCACATCCACGGCGTTGCGCGCCAGCATCGCGACCTTGTCGCCATGGCCGATGCCGCTTTCCTGCAGGGCGGCGGTGATGGCATCGATGCGGGCATCGAAGCCCTGCCAGGTCAGATGGGTGGTCTCGTCCTCCACGGCGGGCGCGGCCGGACGCTCGGCGGCATGGGCGCGGATCGCGTCGCTGATGTTCAGGAAGTCTTTGGCATTCTCGCGGATATGGTCGGTCAGGGTCTGGCGGCGCATGGTCTTCCTCCGGGTGCCGCGCTTGGGGCCCCGGGGCGGCCCTGCGGCACTCGGCCCGTGGACCCCGGTATTGCGCGGCCTGATTGTTCAGGCATCGAACCCCCGGCCCGGCCGGCGGTCAAGATGGTGGATTATTAGCCCGCCATGCGGAATTAAGACGTTATTCGCCTTGCGGGCCGCGGTCTAATCCGGCCAGGCCGCCACGTGGTCGAACAGGCTGTCTTCGTCGACCGTCTCTTCCGATACCACGCGACCATGGGCGCCGACACCCGCGCGGCGAACCGATGCCGGGTCGCCCGAGACCAGCGGATGCCACCAGGGCAGGTCGCGGCCCTCGGCGACCAGCCGGTAGGCACAGGTGCCCGGCATCCAGTCCAGCGCCGACAGGGTATCGGGGGTCAGGACCACGCAATCGGGCACGATCGCCTTGCGGTTCGGGTAATCGCGGCAGCGGCAGCTGTCGCAGTCGAGCAGGCGGCAGGCGACATCGGTTGCCAGCACAGCACCGGTGTCTTCATCCTCCATCTTGACCAGACAGCATTTGCCGCAGCCGTCGCAGAGCGCGTCCCATTCCCCGGGCGTCATCTGCGACAGGGATTTGGCCCTCCAGTATGGCAGGCCCGTATCATCGGTCATGAGCCGGTCACCAGCGGTTCCAGCGCCGCGCGCAACGCGGCCGGCAACGACACCGGTCGGCGGCTTTCGCGATCGACATAGACATGGGTGAAGCGGCCCTCGGCGGCAGCCAGATCGGCATCGCCGTCGAACAGCGCGATCTCGTAGGTGACGGCGCTGTTGCCCAGCCGTCCGACCCGCAGCCCCGCGGTCACTGGCTCGGGAAAAGCCAGCGAGGCCATGTACCGGCAACTGCTTTCCACCACCAGCCCGATCACATCGCCCGCATGGATGTCGAGCGCACCGCGGCGGATGAGATATTCGTTCACCACCGTGTCGAAATAGCCGTAATAGACCACGTTGTTGACATGACCATAGACGTCGTTGTCCATCCAGCGGGTCGTGATCGGCAGGAAATGGCGGTAATCCGCGCGGGTGCCGCGGGTGGGCCTGTCGCGGGTGGACCTGTCGCGGGTGGACCTGTCGCGGGTGGGCTGGTCGGTCATGCAGTCTCTCCTGGTGTCGTGCCCGGCGCGGCGGCGGTCGTGGCGTCAAGGGCGTCGGGCGCCTCGTCCGGGTCGCCATGGCGCGCCAGCACCGCCGCCACCTGCGGCAGCGCACGGGCGGCATCGGCGATCCGCCCCAGCCGCGGCACCGTGGCCGCAAATCGCGCCCGACCGCCAGCCCAGCCCGACATCACCGCCAGGTACAGATCGATGGCGGAAAACCGCTCACCCAGAAACCACGGACTGCCGGCCTCGGCCGCCATCATCCGCCACAGATCGTCGCGCCGTGCCGTCATCGCCGCCTGGAAGGCCGCGATCGTATCGGCCGGCACCGCCAGATGGTCGGCATGTTCGGCAATGGTGATGTTGGGATAAATCTCGGTCACCAGAAACAGCAGCCAGCGCAGAAAGGCCGGCCGGTGCGGCGATGACGGCTCCGGCGCCAGCCGCGCCCCGGCCGGCCCCGCCATATCCGCCAGATGCAGGATCATGGCGGCGCTTTCCGTCATCACCACCGGTGCGCCGCCGGCCACCACCGGCGGCAGCAGCAGCACCGGCACCTTGCCGGTCGGGTTCAGCGCCAGCAGCCGGTCGCGGCCCGCCCCCGGTTCCAGATAGGGCAGATCCTCCACGACATGGGGCAGCCCGGTCAGCGCCAGCGCCATCTCGATCACCGCCGATCCACAGCCCGGCGAGCCGATCAGCGTGGCAATGGTGGCCGGAGATGTGTTGGTCATGTCAGAGCGCCGCCTCATAGATCGCGCGGGCGTCGTCGAGCGTCACGCTGCGCGGGTTGTTGACCAGAAGCCGGGTCTGCTTCATCGCATCCTCGGCCAGCAGCGGCAGGTGATTATGGCCCACCCCCACCTGCGACAGCCGGGTTTCCAGCCCCAGATCGGCCGTGAGCCCGCCCAGCGCGTCGGCGAAGCGGGCCGACACCGCGCGATCGCCGCCCGACCGGTCGATGCCGGGGAAGATGATCGGCGCCAGTTCGCCATAGGCCCTGGCCGCGGCCTCGCTTTCCAGGTTGAAGCGCAGCACATGCGGCAGCACCAGCGAATTCGACAACCCGTGAGGCACATGGAAATGCCCGCCCAGTGGATAGGCCAGCGCGTGGACCGCCGCCACCGGCGCATTGGCGAAGGCCTGGCCGGCCAGCAGCGCGCCCAGCATCATATCGGCGCGGGCCGCCCGGTCGCGGCCGTCGCTGCACACCCGGTGGATGGCCCCGCCCAGCAGCCGCAGCGCCTCGCGCGCCAGCACGTCCGACAGCGGGTTCTTCTTATGCGCGCTGGTGTAGGCCTCGATCGCGTGGACCATGGCATCGACGCCGGTGGCGGCGGTCACGTGGCGCGGCAGGCCAAGGGTGAGATCGGCATCCAGCAGGGCAACGTCGGGCAGCAGCAGCCCCGACACCACGCCCTTCTTTTCGGCCGCACCGGTGGTGACGATGGAAATCGGCGTCACCTCCGATCCGGTGCCGGCCGTGGTCGGCACCTGTACCAGCGGCAGCCGGCGACCACGGGCATTGCCCACGCCATAGATCGTCTCAAGCCCCACAGGGGTCGCGACCAGGAAGGCGACCAGCTTGGCCACGTCCATGGAACTGCCACCGCCAAGGCCGACCACGCCGTCGATGCCCTGCGCGCGCGCCTCGGCGGCGGCGGCCTCGACCACCTCGGCCGGCGGATCGGCGACCACGCCGTCGAAGACCAGCGGTTCAAGACCGGCGGCGGTCAGGCTGTCCAGCCCCACATCCAGCAGGCCGAATTTGCGCACACCCGGATCGGTTACCACCATCACCCGCGTCGCCCCCAGATCGCGCATGATCTGGCCGAGCCGCGCGCAGGCGCCGGCCTCGCTGACGATGCTGCGGGTGGTTTCGAACACGAAGGACGGCAGTGTGGTGGTGCTGGTGGGTGACGACATGGCGGCGGCGGCCTTCCCTGGTCTGTCCGGCGCGGCTTCTGCCGGACGTCGTGAACCGACCCGACGTTGCGCGGGTTTCGCCGCAAGGATGGAAGCGGCGCGGCCGCGGGTCAAGTCGCGCCGCCAATGCGGACATGATCGCGGCCGGGAAGGCCGATGCCGGTGGGCCGCCCTGGATTTTCCGAAAGATGCGCGCATATTATCGGATGATGATCGCCTTCTGGTGTATCGAGGTCCATATACAGGCAGATCAACGGGGTGAATGGGTCAGCAACACTGTCCAACACTTGACGGGCTGCCCGACCAGGCGCCACCATGGCATGTATCGGCCGGGTGCACTGCGCCCCGCGGCGGCGGATCTGGGCCGCCGCGACCCAAGAGGCATGACGTCCACCAGGACGGCAGCGCCGGCCGATCCGAAGCCCGCGGCCTGATGCCATGGCCGGCGGGGGCGATT
This region of Tistrella bauzanensis genomic DNA includes:
- a CDS encoding YcgN family cysteine cluster protein, coding for MTDDTGLPYWRAKSLSQMTPGEWDALCDGCGKCCLVKMEDEDTGAVLATDVACRLLDCDSCRCRDYPNRKAIVPDCVVLTPDTLSALDWMPGTCAYRLVAEGRDLPWWHPLVSGDPASVRRAGVGAHGRVVSEETVDEDSLFDHVAAWPD
- a CDS encoding class I adenylate-forming enzyme family protein; amino-acid sequence: MRRQTLTDHIRENAKDFLNISDAIRAHAAERPAAPAVEDETTHLTWQGFDARIDAITAALQESGIGHGDKVAMLARNAVDVLALYMASLRAGACAVPLSTLASPEQLAAMVTDSGAGLLAVDAYSLPLIGPALDRLGDVRLIGFDFGAGTAGDDRWTGFADWLAAAPATPAPVEIGSEDLFNIIYSSGTTGVPKGIVHSHQMRGAQTRRLQSMGFGPDTVSMVSTPIYSNTTLAALLPTVLFGGHAVLMAKFDAGRFLDLAAAKRATHAMLVPVQYTRILDHPDFDRHDLSSFQMKLSTSAPLRAGTKREIARRWPGGMVEIYGLTEGGLSCLLDVMAFPDKLDTVGRPSEGAEIRVIDDEGRELPQGQIGELVGRGPAMMSGYHNLDDKTAEMMWHDAEGRLFLRSGDMGQVDEDGFVRLLDRRKDMIISGGFNVYAVDLEAVLFTHPDVTDAAVIGIPSRDWGETPLGLVVLKPGAATTADEICRYANERLGKAQRLSAVELRDELPRSPIGKVLKRELREPYISAFERAAAV
- a CDS encoding acyl-CoA thioesterase — protein: MTDQPTRDRSTRDRSTRDRPTRGTRADYRHFLPITTRWMDNDVYGHVNNVVYYGYFDTVVNEYLIRRGALDIHAGDVIGLVVESSCRYMASLAFPEPVTAGLRVGRLGNSAVTYEIALFDGDADLAAAEGRFTHVYVDRESRRPVSLPAALRAALEPLVTGS
- a CDS encoding glutathione S-transferase family protein, whose product is MTNTSPATIATLIGSPGCGSAVIEMALALTGLPHVVEDLPYLEPGAGRDRLLALNPTGKVPVLLLPPVVAGGAPVVMTESAAMILHLADMAGPAGARLAPEPSSPHRPAFLRWLLFLVTEIYPNITIAEHADHLAVPADTIAAFQAAMTARRDDLWRMMAAEAGSPWFLGERFSAIDLYLAVMSGWAGGRARFAATVPRLGRIADAARALPQVAAVLARHGDPDEAPDALDATTAAAPGTTPGETA
- a CDS encoding iron-containing alcohol dehydrogenase — protein: MPSFVFETTRSIVSEAGACARLGQIMRDLGATRVMVVTDPGVRKFGLLDVGLDSLTAAGLEPLVFDGVVADPPAEVVEAAAAEARAQGIDGVVGLGGGSSMDVAKLVAFLVATPVGLETIYGVGNARGRRLPLVQVPTTAGTGSEVTPISIVTTGAAEKKGVVSGLLLPDVALLDADLTLGLPRHVTAATGVDAMVHAIEAYTSAHKKNPLSDVLAREALRLLGGAIHRVCSDGRDRAARADMMLGALLAGQAFANAPVAAVHALAYPLGGHFHVPHGLSNSLVLPHVLRFNLESEAAARAYGELAPIIFPGIDRSGGDRAVSARFADALGGLTADLGLETRLSQVGVGHNHLPLLAEDAMKQTRLLVNNPRSVTLDDARAIYEAAL